The following proteins are encoded in a genomic region of Chaetodon auriga isolate fChaAug3 chromosome 8, fChaAug3.hap1, whole genome shotgun sequence:
- the LOC143325008 gene encoding uncharacterized protein LOC143325008 — translation MNGVKVEEEPGGGGCQQLPAGGNVPDIETPGEPASKPSSRRSKRRHCCSVCGREFSRPSRLADHVATHSGDKPHSCSVCGKRFTKKINVVVHQRVHTGEKPYSCPDCGVSYAQPGCLRRHRLRHAAEKPHRCSVCGRGFIQRRHLVQHERTHTGERPFSCPLCPKRFASRTGLTDHQRSHAEENLHSCSFCEKVFSTPSSFRDHVRLHTGQKPHRCSLCCKSFNRPGLLRKHLQKHAEERGVVRAEGAASKEETPHRCFLCHKDFSAADKLQQHQQLHQTPLQFVCDTCGRGFTRASRLREHVRSHTGERPFQCAVCGERFSMQRVFRKHQEIHVREGGHAGMTAHGTSTLQNHHEPLGDGGVEAGSAGSCSVNGLQELPVDHRNDDDDDTAEEETMHSLTGDVRTDGGPDGVKKLLSCSVCGKSYPRPSGLKEHFKVHETDKLHCCSVCAKTFTTSTNLRAHEKIHMVSKPHACSICPRSFLKPCLLRKHMRIHIRDGLIADPADKEFWFNMKTEEKGEMMMMMVMDEEEEEGLKEQDSEDLSTNTESFITKSRPLPGYHGDQDGLLSTEDPGEEKDGDVSGLINSDGEEEDWRPALIEQDGRSDVQAGGGDRKRKHVCPVCGRDCFKASALQKHLRIHSGERPFQCPTCRKSFTQQVHLTEHQRIHTGEKPYTCTDCGKSFTFSSALRRHQRLHADARPYQCSVCQKTFKQQSSLKSHQLTHSGVRYQCPLCSKSFSRALELTYHVDVHSDARPYFCDICKKNLSGARIFRNHMKKHESANSPLSLLPPPRAGPEDGEAISDV, via the exons ATGAATGGAGTGAAAGTGGAAGAAGAACCAGGAGGAGGGGGCTGtcagcagcttcctgctggAG GAAATGTCCCCGACATCGAGACACCAGGAGAACCTGCATCGAAGCCGAGCAGCCGTCGGTCAAAACGCCGTCACTGCTGCTCGGTGTGCGGCAGAGAGTTTTCTCGTCCGTCTCGGCTGGCGGACCACGTGGCCACGCACTCTGGAGACAAACCGCACAGCTGCTCCGTGTGCGGGAAGCGCTTCACAAAGAAGATAAACGTGGTGGTGCACCAGCGGGTTCACACCGGAGAGAAGCCGTACTCCTGCCCGGACTGTGGGGTCAGCTACGCCCAGCCAGGCTGCCTGCGGAGGCACCGGCTCCGCCACGCGGCCGAGAAGCCGCACCGCTGCTCGGTGTGCGGCCGCGGCTTCATTCAGCGACGGCATCTCGTGCAACACGAGCGAACGCACACCGGAGAGAGGCCGTTCTCCTGCCCGCTGTGCCCCAAACGCTTCGCCTCCAGGACGGGCCTCACAGACCACCAGAGGAGCCACGCAGAGGAGAACCTCCACTCCTGCTCCTTCTGCGAGAAGGTTTTCTCCACGCCGTCGTCCTTCAGAGATCACGTGAGGCTCCACACGGGACAGAAGCCTCACCGCTGCTCGCTGTGCTGCAAGAGCTTCAACCGGCCGGGCCTGCTGCgcaaacacctgcagaaacaTGCGGAGGAAAGAGGCGTGGTCAGAGCCGAAGGTGCAGCGAGCAAG GAGGAAACGCCTCATCGCTGCTTCCTGTGCCACAAAGATTTCTCCGCTGCCgacaagctgcagcagcaccagcagctccaccagaCGCCGCTGCAGTTCGTGTGCGACACCTGCGGCCGAGGTTTCACCCGAGCGTCCCGGCTGAGGGAACACGTGAGGTCTCACACCGGAGAGAGACCGTTCCAGTGCGCCGTCTGCGGCGAGCGGTTCTCCATGCAGAGAGTGTTCCGGAAGCACCAGGAGATCCACGTCAGGGAGGGAGGCCACGCCGGCATGACGGCACACGGCACCTCCACGCTCCAG AACCATCATGAGCCGCTCGGGGATGGCGGCGTGGAGGCGGGTTCTGCAGGGAGCTGCAGCGTGAACGGGCTGCAGGAGCTGCCGGTCGACCACAGAaacgatgacgatgacgacaCTGCCGAAGAAGAAACGATGCATTCACTGACCGGTGATGTTCGTACAG ACGGGGGTCCCGACGGCGTGAAGAAGCTCCTCAGCTGCTCCGTCTGTGGGAAGAGCTACCCGAGGCCATCCGGACTCAAAGAGCACTTCAAGGTCCACGAGACGGAcaagctgcactgctgctcgGTCTGCGCCAAGACTttcaccacctccaccaacCTGAGAGCCCACGAGAAGATCCACATGGTCAGCAAACCTCACGCCTGCAGCATCTGCCCCAGGAGCTTCCTGAAGCCCTGCCTGCTCCGCAAACACATGAGGATCCACATCAGGGACGGGCTCATCGCAGACCCCGCAGACAAG GAGTTCTGGTTCAACATGAAGAcggaggagaagggagagatgatgatgatgatggtgatggatgaggaggaagaagaaggtcTGAAGGAGCAG GACTCAGAGGACCTTTCCACCAACACAGAGTCCTTCATCACTAAGTCCAGACCTCTGCCtggttaccatggtgaccagGACGGCTTGCTGTCGACAGAGGACccaggagaagaaaaggacgGAGACGTCAGTGGGCTGATCAACTCtgacggagaggaagaggattgGAGGCCGGCGCTCATCG aACAAGATGGCCGCTCAGACGTCCAGGCAGGCGGTGGCGACCGAAAAAGGAAGCACGTCTGTCCCGTTTGCGGTCGAGACTGCTTCAAGGCGTCAGCGCTGCAGAAACACCTGAGGATCCACTCGGGCGAGCGTCCGTTTCAGTGCCCCACCTGCAGGAAGAGCTTCACCCAGCAGGTCCACCTGACGGAGCACCAGAGGATCCACACCGGGGAGAAGCCCTACACCTGCACCGACTGCGGCAAGAGCTTCACCTTCTCCAGCGCCCTGCGCCGACACCAGCGGCTGCACGCCGACGCCCGGCCGTACCAGTGCTCCGTCTGCCAGAAGAccttcaaacagcagagctCGCTCAAGAGCCACCAGCTGACGCACTCCGGCGTCCGCTACCAGTGTCCGCTGTGCAGCAAGAGCTTCAGCCGCGCCCTGGAGCTCACCTACCACGTGGACGTCCACTCCGACGCCCGGCCGTACTTCTGCGACATCTGCAAGAAGAACCTGAGCGGAGCCCGGATCTTCCGCAACCACATGAAGAAACACGAGTCGGCGAACTCGCCGCTGTCGCTGCTGCCGCCGCCACGGGCGGGACCGGAGGACGGCGAGGCCATTTCAGATGTCTGA
- the mrps12 gene encoding small ribosomal subunit protein uS12m, producing the protein MSSLWSLRPVLTSLFQASQHASAWTCPVLSRTMATLNQMHRQGKPKLPPKSIGATFGRPQLKALVLKTMIRKPKKPNSANRKCARVRLSNGKEAVAFIPGEGHNLQEHNVVLVEGGRTQDLPGVKLKVVRGKYDCAHVVKKKQ; encoded by the exons atgtcgTCATTGTGGAGCCTGAGACCAGTGCTGACATCACTGTTTCAAG CATCCCAGCATGCCTCTGCGTGGACGTGTCCCGTCCTCTCCAGGACGATGGCCACCCTCAACCAGATGCACCGCCAGGGGAAGCCCAAACTGCCTCCTAAGTCCATCGGCGCCACGTTCGGCCGTCCCCAGCTGAAGGCGTTGGTCCTGAAGACCATGATCCGAAAGCCCAAGAAGCCCAACTCTGCCAACAGGAAGTGCGCTCGAGTGCGCCTGTCTAACGGGAAGGAGGCGGTGGCGTTCATCCCCGGGGAGGGTCACAACCTGCAGGAGCACAACGTGGTGCTGGTGGAGGGCGGGAGGACGCAGGACCTGCCCGGAGTCAAACTCAAAGTGGTCAGAGGCAAATATGACTGTGCCCACGTGGTGAAGAAGAAACAGTAG